A genomic segment from Ptychodera flava strain L36383 chromosome 23 unlocalized genomic scaffold, AS_Pfla_20210202 Scaffold_23__1_contigs__length_28996876_pilon, whole genome shotgun sequence encodes:
- the LOC139123935 gene encoding uncharacterized protein, whose translation MTCNLNINEYSLYIPCTKPVHHLSCLASTRVDVVFWLHLSSGVSVSLLARNMADKGSTIEGSGNIPNMPAGQHDVVPSQQTPSSQALMEMVTGLAQSVQRLTENQARWLAATGSDDRSGEANEVHRDGIHVDNVEAGPSNAHEVCPLLSDRTCSHGPYVASQSLEDSCAQDNSSIMHGIVPDVKDSSDGMSQSGRRSTKRKCKKSSDRKGKKKSRKPKSSSVSSEEFSSSDESDCGFDNPHDKNTGIQFSKSVRAWFKQQRTNILLAEDKKELKERYEVCKSHENFFEAPVLPEHLAIHWEKQAFTKPLVLQDQRIRKASEQLLFSQLPLLQILQEAHNGAPIDPKLLPIIQHSITLFGSAFHGLQVARQKAFDSVLPNKYASLRKVEPSMATLFGEEPLKEAKKAKQAHNVVVDMTRGQGSLGTTGKQSHRRFSSYGKSRYGQSGYKRYQYDKFDRYKQAGSSGKFGSKDGSGVQSFRAKKE comes from the exons AtgacctgtaatctaaatattaatgagtaCTCCCTATATATACCATGTACAAAGCCAGTTCACCATCTTTCCTGTTTGGCTTCAACCAGAGTAGACGTGGTGTTTTGGCTCCATTTATCTAGTGGAGTGTCGGTAAGTTTGTTGGCAAG GAATATGGCAGATAAAGGTAGTACCATTGAAGGAAGTGGCAATATTCCAAATATGCCCGCAGGTCAACATGATGTTGTACCTTCTCAGCAGACTCCATCATCACAAGCCCTCATGGAAATGGTTACAGGACTTGCACAGTCGGTTCAACGTTTAACTGAGAACCAGGCAAGGTGGTTAGCTGCTACTGGTAGTGATGATCGGTCTGGTGAAGCTAATGAAGTCCATCGTGATGGCATCCACGTTGATAATGTGGAAGCAGGTCCCTCGAATGCACACGAGGTGTGTCCTCTTTTGAGTGACCGTACCTGTAGCCATGGCCCTTATGTGGCCTCTCAGTCTCTTGAAGACTCATGTGCACAGGACAATTCCAGCATTATGCATGGTATTGTTCCAGATGTCAAGGATTCCTCTGATGGCATGTCCCAGTCTGGTCGTCGTTCAACCAAACGCAAGTGTAAGAAGTCAAGTGACCGGAAAGGTAAGAAGAAAAGCCGAAAGCCAAAATCTTCTTCAGTTTCTTCTGAAGAGTTTTCTTCTTCTGATGAGTCAGATTGTGGGTTTGATAACCCACATGACAAGAATACAGGAATACAGTTTTCCAAGTCTGTTCGTGCATGGTTTAAGCAACAGCGTACTAACATCTTGTTGGCAGAGGATAAAAAGGAATTGAAGGAGCGTTATGAAGTATGTAAAAGCCATGAGAACTTTTTTGAAGCTCCTGTACTTCCTGAACATTTAGCCATTCATTGGGAAAAGCAAGCCTTTACCAAGCCCTTGGTGTTGCAGGATCAGAGAATTCGTAAAGCCTCTGAGCAATTGTTATTTTCCCAGCTACCtttgttgcaaattttacaagagGCTCATAATGGTGCTCCTATTGATCCCAAACTTCTGCCTATCATTCAGCATAGTATTACATTGTTTGGCAGTGCCTTTCATGGATTGCAAGTTGCAAGACAGAAGGCATTTGATTCTGTCCTGCCTAATAAATATGCTTCTTTGAGGAAGGTTGAACCATCCATGGCTACACTCTTTGGAGAAGAACCACTGAAAGAAGCGAAGAAAGCCAAGCAGGCACATAATGTGGTGGTTGATATGACAAGAGGACAAGGGTCTCTCGGAACTACAGGGAAGCAATCTCACAGGCGTTTCTCTTCATACGGCAAGTCCAGGTATGGTCAGAGTGGATACAAGCGTTACCAATATGATAAGTTTGATAGGTACAAACAAGCTGGCTCCTCTGGGAAATTTGGTAGTAAAGATGGCAGTGGGGTTCAGTCCTTTCGGGCCAAGAAAGAATGA
- the LOC139123728 gene encoding uncharacterized protein, whose translation MVINSQEMTISLPQDKVNRLQVECQSLLHRDSVTVRCLSKLLGKMTATLEAVTVAPLHYRSLQKDQLAVLSQTGSYDAPLSLSLEAKEELKWWMDCLARWNGRSLLPQKPDRCIQVRLGSPVRSQYSPRPVVSDGTEVAHQPVGDASGLQGTRFSGKSSEGCMCRSQMRQCNCGDIHQSSRGNTLLGLVQNGSQHVAVVSGPQHSSGSKLSSRKDKSGGRLPVKEVQRQSGVVSQARSPSCSSQTAGVVSGSRSLCITSECTIPSLRLMETKSSGMADRCLFHSMEQPLGLLSRVLHKVRQEGARVVLVAPVWTTQPWYADLLTLLVQDPFLLPQMRDLVTDPVTGDCHPLADRMLLAVWPLSGVLSEQEAYQKGCPKLSSLVSEKEFNC comes from the coding sequence ATGGTCATCAACTCTCAGGAAATGACAATCAGTTTACCTCAAGACAAGGTCAACAGGCTGCAagtggaatgtcaaagtcttctCCACCGAGACTCAGTCACTGTGAGGTGTCTGTCCAAACTTCTAGGGAAAATGACTGCAACATTGGAAGCAGTAACAGTTGCCCCTCTTCATTACCGTTCTCTTCAGAAGGACCAGCTGGCAGTTTTGTCTCAGACAGGGTCGTACGACGCTCCACTGAGTCTCTCATTGGAAGCGAAGGAGGAGTTGAAATGGTGGATGGATTGTCTTGCAAGATGGAATGGCAGATCTCTTCTCCCACAGAAACCAGACAGATGCATCCAAGTTAGGTTGGGGAGCCCTGTGCGTTCACAATACAGCCCAAGGCCAGTGGTCAGTGATGGAACAGAAGTTGCACATCAACCAGTTGGAGATGCTAGCGGTCTTCAAGGGACTAGATTCTCTGGTAAGTCATCTGAGGGATGTATGTGTAGAAGTCAAATGCGACAATGCAACTGTGGTGACATACATCAATCATCGAGGGGGAACACACTCCTGGGCCTTGTGCAAAATGGCAGCCAACATGTGGCTGTGGTGTCTGGACCGCAACATTCTTCTGGTAGCAAGCTATCTTCCAGGAAGGATAAATCAGGAGGCAGATTACCTGTCAAGGAAGTTCAAAGACAATCTGGAGTGGTATCTCAAGCCAGAAGTCCTTCATGCAGTTCTCAAACAGCTGGAGTGGTTTCCGGAAGTAGATCTCTTTGCATCACATCAGAATGCACAATTCCATCGCTTCGTCTCATGGAAACCAAATCCTCAGGCATGGCGGATAGATGCCTTTTCCATTCCATGGAGCAACCGTTGGGCCTTCTTTCCAGAGTGCTACACAAGGTTCGGCAGGAGGGCGCTCGAGTGGTGTTGGTAGCCCCAGTGTGGACAACTCAgccttggtatgcagatttgcTGACCCTCTTAGTACAAGATCCATTTCTCCTTCCTCAGATGCGGGACTTAGTGACAGATCCAGTGACAGGAGATTGTCATCCTCTAGCAGACCGGATGTTGCTAGCCGTATGGCCGCTATCAGGTGTACTCTCAGAGCAAGAGGCATATCAGAAAGGGTGTCCAAAGTTATCCTCGCTTGTGTCAGAAAAGGAATTTAACTGCTAA